Proteins from a single region of Pseudopedobacter saltans DSM 12145:
- a CDS encoding SPOR domain-containing protein — protein MLKTKNIIIAVLFLLLSQAGKAQETGSVQEVKDPLIDSLIKRRIELNKGVSQSGTPLVLTGYRVQIFFGPNRKEAYDVQAKFKTLYPEHNTYISYTQPNYRVKVGDFRSRMEAQQLMSSLRPIFRTLFIFRERINPEKVDQ, from the coding sequence ATGCTTAAAACAAAAAATATCATTATAGCGGTTCTTTTTCTTCTGCTAAGTCAGGCTGGCAAAGCCCAGGAGACTGGCTCGGTACAGGAAGTAAAAGACCCGCTTATAGATAGCTTAATTAAAAGAAGAATTGAATTAAACAAAGGTGTATCGCAAAGTGGTACGCCTTTGGTTCTTACAGGCTACAGGGTTCAAATTTTCTTTGGACCAAACAGAAAAGAAGCCTATGATGTTCAGGCAAAGTTTAAAACGCTTTACCCGGAACATAATACTTACATCTCTTACACACAACCTAACTACCGGGTTAAAGTTGGTGATTTCCGCTCAAGGATGGAGGCTCAACAGCTCATGAGTTCATTGCGTCCCATCTTCCGTACCCTTTTTATTTTTAGAGAACGTATCAACCCCGAAAAAGTCGACCAATAA
- a CDS encoding M20 metallopeptidase family protein: protein MLIEKIKTLASEIHEDVISKRRHLHANPELSFHEYETSKFVKEQLTALGISFTEIANTGVLGIIKGGLPSDKVIALRADMDALPIFETNDVVYKSKNEGVMHACGHDVHTSSLLGTAAILSKLKNEFGGTIKLMFQPAEEVLPGGASIMIKDGALENPKPQAVLGQHVMPLIETGKVGIRPGKYMASSDELYITIKGKGGHGAQPQENIDPVLIMAHTLTALQQIVSRNADPRIPSVLSFGKVIADGATNVIPNEVVIHGTFRTLDEEWRKSAHIKMKKMAESIAEGMGGSCEFKIVNGYPFLVNEEKLTARVKQNLVDYLGAENVIDLDIWMAAEDFAYYSQVSDACFYRLGTGNKERGITSSVHTPTFDIDENALKISTGLMAYSAIKELGF, encoded by the coding sequence ATGTTAATAGAAAAAATTAAAACCTTAGCTTCCGAAATCCACGAAGATGTTATCTCCAAAAGGAGACATTTGCATGCTAATCCAGAGCTTTCTTTTCACGAATACGAGACATCGAAGTTTGTGAAGGAACAATTAACAGCTCTTGGAATTTCTTTCACTGAGATTGCAAATACCGGAGTTTTAGGAATTATTAAGGGAGGTTTACCTTCGGACAAGGTGATTGCGTTAAGAGCGGATATGGATGCCCTTCCTATATTCGAGACAAATGATGTGGTATATAAATCAAAAAATGAAGGTGTAATGCATGCTTGTGGGCACGATGTCCATACTTCATCGTTACTGGGGACGGCTGCTATATTATCAAAATTGAAAAACGAATTTGGTGGAACTATCAAATTGATGTTTCAACCGGCAGAGGAAGTACTTCCTGGCGGAGCCAGTATCATGATTAAGGACGGCGCATTGGAAAATCCAAAACCTCAAGCTGTTTTGGGACAACACGTAATGCCTCTGATTGAGACTGGTAAAGTTGGTATCAGACCGGGTAAGTACATGGCTTCGTCTGATGAATTATATATTACCATAAAAGGAAAAGGTGGGCATGGGGCACAACCTCAAGAAAATATAGATCCTGTTTTGATTATGGCCCATACTTTAACCGCATTACAACAGATTGTAAGCAGAAATGCAGATCCCAGAATCCCTTCTGTCTTATCTTTCGGAAAGGTTATTGCTGATGGTGCCACTAATGTTATTCCAAATGAAGTTGTCATACACGGGACTTTCAGGACATTAGATGAAGAGTGGCGGAAATCTGCCCATATCAAGATGAAAAAAATGGCCGAATCTATTGCCGAGGGCATGGGAGGATCATGTGAATTCAAAATAGTGAATGGTTACCCTTTCTTAGTTAACGAGGAAAAATTAACGGCTCGGGTTAAGCAAAATCTTGTTGATTATCTGGGTGCAGAAAATGTAATTGATTTGGATATCTGGATGGCTGCAGAGGATTTCGCCTATTACTCTCAGGTTTCAGACGCTTGTTTTTATAGATTAGGAACGGGTAACAAAGAGCGAGGAATAACATCTTCTGTACATACACCAACTTTTGATATAGACGAAAACGCACTGAAAATCAGCACCGGTTTAATGGCTTATTCTGCTATAAAGGAATTAGGTTTTTAA
- a CDS encoding outer membrane beta-barrel protein — protein sequence MRSNFLKLIPTIVLTAVSHCIFAQSTLVSGKIQDEKGTLLDFATISVISTQDSSTVKGTLANEHGVYSISNIPFGRYILKASLFGYKNHVSKEFVLNSDQQTAKIDLTLQPDGKKINLNEIVVVAKKPFVERKADKLVVNVESSSLSTGSTALEVLQRSPGVSLDQNDNISLQGKSGVLVMLDGKQTYMSNSDLATLLKSMQSSEIQTIEIITNPSAKYEAEGNAGIINIVTKKGKMYGTNGSVNSSISLAKITRANTGLNLNHRTERLNLFGNFNYSRNANLNRLDIDRVASRPGENVYFSQQSGNESHGNYYSFKIGSDFFINKNQTLGFFINNYNNDDKEDSHSQTAIGKSFTQADSLLKAYSLSENRNRNTAYNLNYKIKIDSSGQELSTDFDYSNYHKKENAQYDNSYYDLSGNLLNTPFLFNNNSPSDIDITSIKIDYVKPFKNGYKLEMGYKSSWVKSDNNFKYLTKQNDEWVNGPGRSNHFIYDENVNALYFSLHKTFKDFSFNAGLRAEQSNTKGHLLENNNVVKRDYLDFFPTFFVTKPITKSYELSFSYSRRIDRPRYTSLNPFIYYLDEYTYNKGNPFLNPQYTDKFELNHTLKGKYIVSMGYSLVHDLIDNAVILPDTTNNALYQTAKNLDTQNQYYINIYAPFQLFPWWNMTNNVNAFHFDYKSADLNGQNFRSGNFAVQYNMQHAFTISKSMSAELGGYYVSALEYGTLKIRPQYSLNAGLSKNFLKNKLNTKVAVSDIFNTFEQRISSLISGLDYNLTQKHATRLFRFSVSYKFGKNDIKPARRRTSGSEEEQNRL from the coding sequence ATGAGATCGAATTTTTTAAAGCTGATTCCCACTATAGTTTTGACAGCTGTCAGCCACTGTATTTTTGCACAAAGCACATTGGTATCAGGAAAAATACAGGATGAAAAAGGCACACTTTTAGATTTTGCTACCATTTCTGTAATTTCAACACAAGATTCGTCTACTGTAAAAGGCACTTTGGCGAACGAACACGGCGTTTATTCTATTTCTAATATTCCTTTCGGAAGATATATTCTCAAAGCTTCTTTATTTGGCTACAAAAATCACGTTTCAAAAGAATTTGTTTTAAATAGTGACCAACAAACCGCCAAGATTGATTTGACACTACAACCGGACGGTAAAAAAATAAATTTAAATGAGATAGTCGTTGTTGCAAAAAAGCCTTTTGTAGAACGTAAGGCAGACAAACTTGTAGTAAACGTGGAAAGTAGCAGCCTTTCTACAGGATCTACTGCATTGGAGGTTTTACAGCGTTCTCCGGGCGTATCTCTTGATCAGAACGACAATATTTCATTACAAGGTAAAAGCGGCGTTCTGGTGATGTTAGATGGAAAACAGACTTATATGTCTAATTCAGATCTGGCAACACTTTTAAAGTCTATGCAAAGCTCTGAAATTCAGACAATAGAAATTATTACCAATCCCTCCGCTAAATATGAGGCTGAAGGTAATGCCGGTATAATCAACATTGTCACTAAAAAAGGGAAAATGTATGGTACAAATGGCTCGGTAAATTCCAGCATAAGCCTGGCCAAAATTACAAGAGCCAATACTGGTTTGAATTTGAACCACAGGACTGAAAGATTGAACCTTTTTGGAAATTTCAACTATTCCAGAAATGCGAATTTGAATCGCCTTGATATAGACAGAGTTGCATCTAGACCTGGTGAAAATGTTTATTTCTCGCAACAATCCGGAAACGAATCGCATGGCAATTACTATTCTTTCAAAATCGGATCGGACTTTTTTATCAATAAAAATCAAACATTGGGTTTCTTTATCAATAATTACAATAACGATGATAAAGAAGATTCGCACAGTCAAACTGCTATAGGAAAATCCTTTACACAGGCAGATAGCTTATTGAAAGCTTATAGCTTATCTGAAAACAGGAACAGAAATACGGCATATAATCTCAATTATAAAATCAAGATAGACAGTAGCGGGCAAGAACTAAGCACAGATTTTGACTATTCGAATTATCATAAAAAGGAGAATGCGCAATACGATAACTCTTATTATGATTTATCTGGTAATCTTTTAAATACTCCCTTTTTATTCAATAACAACAGTCCAAGCGATATAGATATTACCTCTATAAAAATTGATTATGTAAAGCCTTTTAAAAATGGCTATAAATTGGAAATGGGTTATAAGAGCAGCTGGGTAAAGAGTGATAATAACTTTAAATATTTAACAAAACAAAATGATGAATGGGTAAACGGCCCGGGAAGAAGCAACCATTTCATTTATGATGAAAATGTAAACGCACTTTACTTTTCGTTGCATAAAACATTTAAAGATTTCAGTTTCAACGCGGGTTTAAGAGCAGAACAATCAAACACTAAAGGACATTTACTGGAGAATAACAATGTTGTAAAACGTGATTATCTTGATTTCTTTCCTACGTTTTTTGTAACTAAACCTATAACTAAAAGTTACGAATTATCATTTTCTTATAGCAGAAGGATTGACAGACCAAGGTACACCTCATTAAATCCATTTATCTATTATTTGGATGAATACACTTATAACAAGGGAAATCCGTTTTTAAATCCTCAGTATACAGACAAATTCGAACTAAACCATACTTTAAAAGGCAAGTACATTGTATCTATGGGCTATTCTTTGGTTCATGACTTGATTGACAATGCTGTTATATTGCCTGATACAACAAACAATGCTTTATACCAGACCGCTAAAAATCTGGATACTCAAAATCAATATTATATAAACATTTATGCCCCCTTTCAGCTCTTTCCATGGTGGAATATGACCAATAATGTTAATGCATTTCACTTTGACTACAAGTCGGCAGACTTAAATGGACAAAACTTCAGGTCTGGAAATTTTGCTGTGCAATATAATATGCAGCATGCATTCACTATAAGCAAGAGTATGAGTGCAGAACTGGGCGGCTATTATGTTTCGGCCCTGGAGTACGGAACTTTAAAAATTCGCCCGCAGTATAGTTTAAATGCCGGGTTGTCTAAAAACTTTTTGAAAAATAAACTGAATACCAAAGTTGCTGTTAGCGATATCTTTAATACATTCGAACAAAGGATTAGTAGTTTGATATCTGGTTTGGATTATAATTTAACTCAAAAACATGCTACAAGACTATTCAGATTTAGCGTGAGCTATAAATTTGGTAAAAACGACATCAAACCAGCCCGAAGGAGAACATCGGGATCCGAAGAAGAGCAAAATAGATTGTAA
- a CDS encoding aldo/keto reductase, translating to MEKIYLSDAGPKVSPAIYGFYRWNEVGSETSAEMEKIVNLCLDLGINTFDHADIYGDYGVEELFGDLIAKKSFKREDIVLFTKCGLRTPSTKHPEVRLDHLDTSAKHIIDSVENSLKKLKTDYIDIFLLNHLDPIANLEETASALLKLKTSGKVKNIGITNFSVFEHQLLASYLNIPIVTNHIELNLLNTTALDSGQIDYIKQRYMRPLASAPLAEGRIANGTDALATKVRAKLEKIAPKYNVDIESLAVAWLVKLGALPLIGTKNEQRIRNIVASFSIDLDRQDWYELYQAGK from the coding sequence ATGGAAAAGATATATTTAAGTGATGCCGGACCAAAAGTGTCGCCAGCTATTTATGGTTTTTACAGATGGAATGAAGTAGGAAGCGAAACATCTGCAGAGATGGAAAAAATAGTAAACCTATGTTTGGATTTAGGAATCAATACATTCGACCACGCAGATATTTATGGCGATTATGGAGTTGAAGAACTCTTTGGGGATTTGATTGCTAAAAAATCTTTCAAGAGAGAAGATATCGTCTTATTTACCAAATGCGGATTAAGAACACCGAGTACAAAGCATCCGGAAGTAAGATTAGATCATCTTGATACTTCAGCAAAACACATTATAGATTCTGTAGAAAACTCTTTAAAAAAGCTAAAAACAGATTATATCGATATCTTTTTATTGAATCATTTAGATCCGATAGCCAATCTGGAGGAAACTGCAAGTGCATTATTGAAGTTAAAGACATCTGGAAAAGTTAAGAATATTGGTATTACCAATTTTTCGGTTTTCGAACACCAGTTATTAGCTTCTTACCTGAATATCCCTATTGTAACAAATCATATAGAATTGAATTTGCTGAATACGACTGCTTTAGATAGCGGACAAATCGATTATATCAAACAAAGATATATGAGGCCTTTAGCGTCAGCTCCGCTTGCAGAAGGAAGAATAGCGAATGGTACAGATGCTTTGGCAACAAAAGTTAGAGCAAAATTAGAGAAGATAGCTCCAAAATATAATGTAGATATCGAATCTTTGGCCGTGGCTTGGTTAGTAAAATTAGGCGCTTTACCTTTGATTGGTACCAAGAACGAACAAAGAATAAGAAACATTGTTGCGTCTTTTTCTATTGATTTGGATAGGCAGGATTGGTACGAACTTTATCAGGCAGGTAAATAA
- a CDS encoding SDR family NAD(P)-dependent oxidoreductase, whose translation MKYAFVTGSSRGIGFSIGLALLEKGYKVVFNYVNSKTFTDRIDKKYTEDKDFFAIQYDNSNLREIPSLIDQLKQISHSYEIIVLNAGITDRSPFFEAQDENILNVFNCNLLFPTLFLNHSKDLLVNNGNIILIGSMLAVYPHATSIPYGVSKAGINALTKNMVKILEPLGVRINCINPGYIDTDWQKAKKHEVREAIKPGIALKRFGEPEEVAKLAMHIIENGYLNGSILQIDGGYSFKA comes from the coding sequence ATGAAATACGCATTTGTTACTGGTTCGTCCAGAGGTATTGGTTTTTCTATTGGGTTGGCTTTATTGGAAAAAGGCTATAAAGTAGTTTTTAACTACGTTAACAGTAAAACTTTCACAGACCGTATTGACAAAAAATATACTGAAGATAAGGACTTCTTTGCTATTCAATATGATAATAGCAATCTTCGGGAAATACCTTCACTAATCGATCAACTTAAGCAAATATCTCATTCATATGAAATTATAGTATTGAATGCGGGAATTACAGATCGCTCTCCTTTTTTCGAAGCTCAGGACGAAAATATATTAAATGTTTTCAATTGTAATTTATTATTTCCTACACTCTTCTTAAACCATTCTAAAGACCTTTTAGTAAACAACGGGAATATTATTCTTATCGGGTCTATGCTGGCGGTATATCCACATGCGACATCTATTCCTTATGGTGTGTCTAAAGCTGGGATAAATGCATTAACAAAAAATATGGTTAAAATACTTGAGCCTTTGGGAGTACGCATTAACTGTATTAATCCAGGCTATATAGATACAGACTGGCAGAAGGCAAAGAAACACGAAGTGAGAGAAGCTATTAAACCTGGAATTGCCTTAAAACGATTTGGCGAACCGGAAGAAGTTGCAAAACTGGCCATGCATATTATTGAAAACGGCTACCTGAATGGCTCTATTTTACAAATAGACGGTGGTTATTCTTTTAAGGCTTAG
- a CDS encoding outer membrane beta-barrel protein, giving the protein MKKLILSIAVLSGLAFTTQAQTEKGNVILGGSVGFNTSKAEGASKSDVNFNIVPSVGYFLNDNFAIGTGVGYQYDKSVSTKRQNEAFVVAPFGRYYVGLSNQFKFYGQLSVPMEFGTDKSIDNNGDTGAKIGTTTDIGVNLAPGFAFYPTKRIGIELSVKGLGYEHTQFKDEATGAKAKNNAFGLNADTFAPRIGVQFHF; this is encoded by the coding sequence ATGAAAAAATTAATTTTATCAATCGCAGTATTAAGTGGCTTAGCTTTTACAACACAAGCTCAAACAGAAAAAGGAAATGTTATTTTAGGTGGTAGTGTAGGCTTCAACACCAGCAAAGCCGAAGGAGCATCTAAATCTGATGTAAACTTTAATATCGTTCCAAGTGTAGGTTATTTTTTAAATGACAATTTCGCTATTGGTACAGGAGTTGGTTACCAATACGATAAATCTGTAAGTACAAAAAGACAAAATGAAGCATTTGTAGTAGCTCCTTTCGGTCGTTATTACGTTGGTTTATCGAACCAGTTTAAATTTTACGGTCAATTATCTGTTCCAATGGAGTTTGGTACAGATAAAAGTATAGACAACAACGGAGATACAGGCGCAAAAATTGGTACTACAACAGATATCGGTGTTAATCTTGCTCCTGGATTTGCTTTCTATCCAACAAAAAGAATAGGAATCGAATTATCTGTTAAAGGTTTAGGTTACGAACATACTCAATTCAAAGACGAAGCGACAGGTGCAAAAGCCAAAAACAATGCATTTGGCTTAAATGCTGATACATTCGCTCCAAGAATTGGCGTTCAGTTCCACTTCTAA
- a CDS encoding TetR/AcrR family transcriptional regulator, translated as MANTFSKDDGFNQEILKAAKLLFSKYGLKKTTMEDVARHVGKGKSTLYYYYPGKNELFEAVVKEEFNNAVKKIRLAVNQENTSKAKLQAYLTSRLKLREEYNNLSKVISDEIFDHLREIFRLKNEFTEVHIDFIKEIVKSGVQLGDFKPMTDDEISFFANWINAAFVGLETPTQSSLCIIESHESCSKLVDLIIGGINA; from the coding sequence ATGGCTAATACTTTTTCTAAAGACGATGGTTTTAATCAGGAAATATTGAAAGCGGCTAAACTGCTGTTTTCTAAATATGGCCTCAAAAAAACCACCATGGAAGATGTAGCCAGGCATGTTGGAAAAGGCAAGAGTACTTTGTATTACTATTATCCCGGGAAAAATGAACTTTTTGAGGCAGTCGTAAAAGAGGAATTTAATAATGCGGTAAAGAAAATCCGTCTGGCCGTAAATCAGGAAAATACTTCTAAAGCTAAACTTCAGGCTTACCTGACGTCCCGGTTGAAATTAAGGGAAGAATACAACAATTTAAGCAAGGTTATTTCTGATGAAATATTCGACCATTTAAGAGAGATATTCCGTCTAAAAAACGAATTTACTGAAGTGCATATCGATTTTATAAAGGAAATTGTAAAGAGCGGTGTCCAGTTGGGTGATTTTAAACCTATGACCGATGATGAAATATCTTTCTTTGCCAACTGGATTAATGCGGCTTTCGTGGGGCTGGAAACTCCTACGCAGTCTTCTCTATGTATAATAGAGTCTCATGAATCCTGTAGTAAGTTGGTCGATCTTATAATTGGCGGGATCAACGCATAA
- a CDS encoding OmpW family outer membrane protein, with protein sequence MKRLFIALFAISGLALTANAQEFGFKQGNGFVEGNVGFHSSNDKNTDTKVNEFEITPKVGYFLTDKVAIGIQLGVSTSKNENSTTGYEKKVNDLGAGVFGRYYFLELGKRFKTYTEVGVGYATSKTETRPTTAANTNTVKSKVLGIGAGVGANYFLTEKIALNFALANVIGFTSEKPDGQKAQTNFGLSAGSINNIFDAAQFGLVFKF encoded by the coding sequence ATGAAAAGATTATTTATTGCATTATTTGCTATTTCAGGTTTAGCTTTAACAGCTAACGCTCAGGAGTTTGGTTTCAAACAAGGAAACGGGTTTGTAGAAGGAAACGTTGGTTTTCATTCATCTAATGATAAAAACACTGATACTAAAGTAAATGAATTTGAGATCACTCCAAAAGTAGGATATTTCTTAACTGATAAAGTTGCAATTGGTATTCAATTAGGTGTAAGTACGTCAAAAAATGAAAACAGTACAACAGGTTACGAGAAAAAAGTAAATGATTTAGGAGCTGGAGTTTTTGGTCGTTATTATTTCTTAGAACTAGGTAAACGTTTTAAAACTTATACTGAAGTTGGTGTAGGTTATGCTACAAGTAAAACTGAGACAAGACCTACAACTGCAGCCAATACAAATACTGTTAAATCAAAAGTTTTAGGTATTGGAGCTGGAGTTGGTGCAAACTACTTTTTAACAGAAAAAATAGCACTTAATTTTGCTTTAGCAAATGTTATTGGTTTTACAAGCGAGAAACCTGATGGACAAAAGGCTCAAACTAATTTTGGTTTAAGCGCAGGTTCGATAAACAACATCTTTGACGCTGCTCAATTTGGCCTTGTTTTCAAATTCTAA
- the dnaG gene encoding DNA primase encodes MIKKETVERILETARIEEVVGDFVHLKKRGTSMIGLCPFHGEKTPSFHVSPAKGIYKCFGCGEGGDSLQFVMSHEKYSYPEALRYLANKYNIEVEEIEVSDEYKAEADKRESLYITTAYAAKFFADKLWNTDEGRSIGLSYFKERGFKEDILKKFEIGYSPEEWTSLYDSATAEGYKQEFLEETGLVIKNDKGSVYDRFRTRVIFPIHNFTGRIIGFGGRTLKTDKKIPKYVNSPESEIYYKSKVLYGLFHAKKAIRERDNCLLVEGYADVLSVHQAGVENVVASSGTSLTTEQIKLIGRFTNNVTILYDGDAAGIKASLRGLDMILEEGLNVKVVLFPDGHDPDSYIQTFGASAFKTHVELNTKDFIFYKTEILLQDAANDPIKKAGVIRDVIESIAKIPDAIKASVYVRECSSLLQMEEQILISELNKIRLAKSKKEAPNQPGSNFPPPEFYEEGPPPDLFDDNRQSIQEDLPQEKEMIRILLSYGHHLVNWDDITDTYIGPYIVMNLNDVTFTNAALDKILKYYIQEVEKGTLPLEKDFLQHQDREISSMAISLLTSPYNLSENWYNMHNITVKNESDHLKSTVMGAIFHLKKKKVLALMAEKQREMQQEQDEANLMILVKNYMELKEVEKYISNYLGTVVSH; translated from the coding sequence ATGATAAAGAAAGAAACAGTAGAGCGGATTTTAGAAACGGCGAGAATTGAAGAAGTCGTTGGGGATTTTGTGCATTTGAAAAAGCGAGGCACAAGCATGATCGGTCTTTGTCCTTTCCATGGCGAAAAAACACCTTCTTTCCATGTTTCCCCGGCTAAAGGTATTTACAAGTGCTTCGGTTGCGGCGAGGGTGGAGATTCGTTGCAATTTGTCATGAGCCATGAAAAATATTCTTACCCGGAAGCGTTAAGATACCTGGCTAATAAATACAACATAGAAGTTGAAGAAATCGAAGTTTCTGATGAATATAAGGCAGAAGCAGATAAAAGAGAGAGCCTTTATATTACCACGGCTTATGCTGCAAAATTCTTTGCCGACAAACTTTGGAATACAGACGAAGGACGTTCTATTGGTTTAAGCTATTTTAAGGAAAGAGGTTTCAAAGAAGATATCTTAAAAAAATTCGAAATAGGTTATTCGCCAGAAGAATGGACTTCTCTTTACGATTCAGCTACTGCCGAAGGTTATAAACAAGAGTTTCTGGAAGAAACCGGGCTCGTTATTAAAAACGATAAAGGTAGCGTCTATGACCGGTTCAGAACGCGTGTCATTTTCCCTATACATAACTTTACGGGAAGAATTATTGGTTTTGGTGGCAGAACACTAAAAACCGATAAGAAAATCCCTAAATATGTGAACTCGCCCGAGAGCGAGATTTATTATAAATCAAAAGTTCTATACGGACTTTTCCATGCGAAAAAAGCGATTCGGGAAAGGGATAATTGTCTTCTTGTAGAAGGTTATGCCGATGTTCTTTCTGTCCATCAGGCAGGAGTTGAAAACGTAGTAGCTTCTTCCGGCACTTCGCTTACCACAGAGCAGATTAAGCTAATCGGACGTTTTACCAACAATGTAACGATCTTGTATGATGGGGATGCCGCGGGCATTAAGGCTTCTTTAAGGGGTTTGGATATGATTTTGGAAGAAGGCTTGAATGTTAAAGTTGTTCTTTTTCCCGATGGTCACGATCCGGACTCTTATATTCAAACTTTTGGTGCTTCGGCGTTTAAAACGCATGTAGAGCTTAATACCAAAGACTTCATTTTTTACAAGACGGAAATCTTGTTGCAGGATGCCGCCAATGATCCTATCAAAAAAGCTGGGGTTATCAGGGATGTTATAGAAAGTATTGCTAAAATTCCGGACGCTATAAAGGCTTCTGTTTATGTCAGAGAATGTAGCAGCTTGCTGCAAATGGAAGAGCAGATTTTGATATCGGAGTTAAATAAAATCCGACTTGCAAAATCAAAAAAGGAAGCCCCAAATCAGCCCGGCTCGAACTTCCCTCCGCCTGAATTTTATGAAGAAGGTCCGCCGCCTGATTTATTTGACGACAACAGGCAAAGTATACAGGAAGATCTTCCCCAGGAAAAAGAAATGATCCGTATTTTATTAAGCTATGGTCATCATCTTGTTAATTGGGACGATATTACGGATACTTATATAGGACCATATATTGTTATGAATCTTAACGATGTAACTTTTACAAATGCGGCCTTAGATAAGATTCTTAAATATTATATCCAGGAAGTAGAAAAAGGCACATTACCTCTGGAGAAAGATTTTTTGCAACATCAGGACCGTGAGATATCTTCCATGGCGATTTCTCTTTTAACCAGTCCTTATAATTTAAGTGAAAACTGGTATAACATGCATAACATTACAGTTAAAAATGAATCCGATCATTTAAAATCAACCGTTATGGGTGCTATTTTTCATCTGAAAAAGAAAAAAGTATTGGCGCTTATGGCGGAAAAGCAAAGAGAGATGCAACAGGAGCAAGATGAAGCCAATCTTATGATTTTGGTAAAAAATTATATGGAATTAAAAGAAGTAGAAAAATACATTTCTAATTATTTAGGCACTGTAGTTTCTCATTAA
- a CDS encoding YraN family protein has product MAIHNDFGKKGEQLAKLFLEENGYEILDENWHFNKAEVDLIAYKNKTIIFIEVKTRSGDYFGSPEEFVDHKKQKLLSDAAEEYIYIMQHQGEIRFDIVSILINKHSENPKITHIEDAFWNY; this is encoded by the coding sequence ATGGCAATTCATAACGATTTTGGAAAAAAAGGCGAGCAGTTAGCCAAACTATTTCTGGAAGAAAACGGTTATGAAATCCTTGATGAGAATTGGCACTTTAATAAAGCAGAGGTAGATCTTATTGCCTACAAAAACAAAACAATTATATTTATAGAAGTCAAAACCAGATCGGGAGACTACTTTGGAAGCCCCGAGGAGTTTGTCGATCATAAAAAACAAAAATTGTTAAGCGATGCCGCGGAAGAATATATTTACATTATGCAGCATCAGGGAGAAATAAGATTCGATATCGTATCCATATTAATCAACAAACATTCGGAAAACCCTAAGATAACACATATAGAAGATGCTTTTTGGAACTATTAA